One window of the Pseudofrankia sp. DC12 genome contains the following:
- a CDS encoding ABC transporter substrate-binding protein, protein MPIQVAKDKGLKKVTAAVIDVPAALHSAQDVAPGLFRAAGIGYELSRVAPGTADMTPQMQQVVRNGSDGVLIIGNDSFCSSAMNGLRSVGFTGTISDISQCVTDATRKAVAGSVLKGM, encoded by the coding sequence ATGCCGATCCAGGTCGCCAAGGACAAGGGCCTCAAGAAGGTCACCGCGGCCGTCATCGACGTGCCGGCCGCGCTGCACTCCGCGCAGGACGTCGCGCCGGGGCTCTTCAGGGCGGCCGGCATCGGCTACGAGCTGTCCCGGGTGGCGCCGGGGACCGCCGACATGACGCCGCAGATGCAGCAGGTCGTCCGCAACGGCTCGGACGGCGTGTTGATCATCGGCAACGACTCGTTCTGCAGCAGCGCGATGAACGGCCTGCGCTCCGTCGGGTTCACCGGCACGATCAGCGACATCTCGCAGTGCGTCACCGACGCGACCCGCAAGGCGGTTGCGGGCTCCGTGCTCAAGGGCATGTGA
- a CDS encoding MarR family transcriptional regulator, producing the protein MAQLTGAGAEPALSDPCAPEPACPSIEVDALLTDDMAKDLGWLVGQIQHGYLAAASAAVDAVPGGLRGLYVLGASLCGRAPNQIEVARRFGIDRTVMVHLIDQMEDAGLVERRPDPADRRARMIVGTDRGRTAYDEAQARLRLVDEHVLAPLGEDERGAFAEMARRVVAHLVSIDPTQTESACQRATGELDKHAPLA; encoded by the coding sequence ATGGCGCAGCTAACAGGAGCCGGGGCCGAGCCGGCCCTAAGTGACCCGTGCGCCCCCGAGCCCGCCTGCCCCTCCATCGAGGTCGACGCCCTGCTCACGGACGACATGGCCAAGGATCTGGGGTGGCTCGTCGGCCAGATCCAGCACGGCTACCTGGCCGCCGCGTCGGCGGCGGTCGACGCGGTGCCGGGCGGCCTGCGCGGGCTGTATGTGCTGGGCGCCTCGCTCTGCGGCCGGGCGCCCAACCAGATCGAGGTCGCCCGCCGGTTCGGGATCGACCGGACGGTCATGGTTCACCTCATCGACCAGATGGAGGACGCCGGCCTCGTCGAGCGCCGGCCCGACCCGGCCGACCGGCGGGCCCGCATGATCGTCGGCACCGACCGTGGCCGAACCGCCTACGACGAGGCCCAGGCCCGGCTGCGCCTCGTCGACGAGCACGTCCTGGCCCCGCTGGGCGAGGACGAGCGGGGCGCTTTCGCCGAGATGGCTCGCCGTGTCGTCGCGCACCTGGTCTCCATCGATCCCACCCAGACCGAGTCAGCCTGCCAGCGCGCCACCGGCGAGCTGGACAAGCACGCTCCGCTCGCCTGA
- a CDS encoding uracil-DNA glycosylase has protein sequence MSPRPLPELVEPGWAAALEPVAARVAAMGEFLRAEIAAGRTYLPAGPNVLRAFQRPFDEVRVLIVGQDPYPTPGMAIGFSFAVAPEVRRLPGSLVNIFQELRADVGVPEPANGDLSAWTHQGVLLLNRALTTAPRQPGSHRGKGWEEITEQAIRALAGRGKPLVAILWGADARGLRPFLADIPTIESAHPSPRSADRGFFGSRPFSRANDLLLSQGAQPVDWRLP, from the coding sequence ATGTCACCGCGACCGTTGCCGGAACTGGTCGAACCCGGGTGGGCCGCGGCCCTGGAGCCCGTCGCCGCGCGGGTCGCCGCGATGGGAGAGTTCCTGCGCGCGGAGATCGCGGCCGGGCGGACGTACCTTCCGGCTGGGCCGAACGTGCTGCGGGCCTTCCAGCGGCCCTTCGACGAGGTGCGGGTGCTGATCGTCGGGCAGGACCCGTACCCGACGCCGGGCATGGCCATCGGTTTCAGCTTCGCGGTCGCGCCCGAGGTGCGCCGGCTGCCGGGCAGCCTCGTCAACATCTTCCAGGAGCTGCGCGCAGACGTCGGGGTGCCCGAGCCGGCGAACGGCGATCTCTCGGCCTGGACCCACCAGGGCGTGCTGCTGCTGAACAGGGCGCTGACGACGGCGCCCCGCCAGCCCGGCTCGCACCGCGGCAAGGGGTGGGAGGAGATCACCGAGCAGGCGATCCGGGCCCTCGCCGGGCGCGGCAAGCCGCTGGTGGCGATCCTCTGGGGCGCGGACGCGCGTGGCCTGCGCCCGTTCCTGGCGGACATCCCGACGATCGAGTCGGCCCACCCGTCACCCCGCTCAGCCGATCGGGGCTTCTTCGGCTCCCGCCCGTTCAGCCGGGCGAACGACCTCCTGCTGAGCCAGGGCGCCCAGCCGGTCGACTGGCGGCTGCCCTAG
- a CDS encoding AAA domain-containing protein, whose protein sequence is MASEAGEDEDPKVAADRVTDQILADFRSGRHRGVVVDSPPGAGKSTLVVRAATEFALADEPLMIVAQTNEQVDDLVEKLARTLLDQAPDLRVGRLGRAGYAPPPRIDGLPNVTVGTDLKSLGDPRVTVATAAKWAYVKDAAWRFAIVDEAYQMRSDALLAIATRFERALFVGDPGQLDPFSTVENDRWRGLTWDPMQSAVAVLLRSNPDLPVHHLPVSWRLPRSAERVVADAFYPFAGFRTGNGPGDRRLTFTGAATRLTGPRPVGAPAAGVVDDVLDVAAQTGWGLLELPARGTVRTDAEAVRAVAEVARRLLDRGPVAASHDGAGGEHPVTAGRVAIGAAHRDQAAAIRSALGADLGEAVVVDTANRLQGREYDVTVVLHPLSGRRDATAFHLEAGRLCVLASRHRQACVVVARAGIRDLLDAHPSSGAVHLDEPVRFPDGWAANQTVLAHLERHAVQA, encoded by the coding sequence ATGGCGTCGGAAGCCGGCGAGGACGAGGACCCGAAGGTGGCAGCCGACCGGGTGACCGACCAGATCCTGGCCGACTTCCGGTCGGGCCGACACCGCGGGGTGGTGGTCGACTCCCCGCCGGGGGCCGGGAAGTCGACGCTGGTCGTGCGGGCGGCGACCGAGTTCGCCCTCGCCGACGAGCCACTGATGATCGTCGCCCAGACGAACGAGCAGGTCGACGACCTGGTCGAGAAACTCGCCCGCACACTGCTCGACCAGGCACCGGACCTGCGGGTCGGCCGCCTCGGCCGCGCCGGCTACGCGCCGCCGCCGCGGATCGACGGGCTCCCGAACGTCACGGTGGGCACCGACCTGAAGTCCCTCGGCGACCCGCGTGTCACCGTCGCCACCGCCGCCAAGTGGGCCTACGTGAAGGACGCCGCCTGGCGGTTCGCGATCGTCGACGAGGCCTACCAGATGCGCTCGGACGCCCTCCTCGCGATCGCCACCCGCTTCGAGCGGGCGCTGTTCGTCGGCGACCCAGGTCAGCTCGACCCGTTCTCGACCGTCGAGAACGACCGCTGGCGCGGGCTGACCTGGGACCCGATGCAGAGTGCCGTCGCCGTGCTGCTGCGCAGTAACCCTGACCTGCCCGTGCACCACCTGCCGGTCTCGTGGCGGCTTCCGCGCAGCGCCGAACGAGTGGTGGCCGACGCCTTCTACCCGTTCGCCGGGTTCCGGACCGGCAACGGCCCCGGCGACCGCCGCCTCACCTTCACTGGCGCCGCCACCCGGCTGACCGGGCCGCGGCCGGTCGGCGCGCCGGCCGCCGGCGTGGTCGACGACGTGCTGGATGTGGCCGCGCAGACCGGCTGGGGGCTGCTGGAGCTGCCCGCCCGCGGCACCGTTCGCACCGACGCCGAGGCCGTCCGCGCGGTCGCCGAGGTCGCCCGTCGGCTGCTCGACCGCGGCCCGGTCGCGGCCTCCCATGACGGTGCGGGCGGCGAGCACCCGGTCACCGCTGGCCGTGTCGCGATCGGCGCGGCCCACCGGGACCAGGCCGCGGCGATCCGGTCCGCGCTCGGCGCCGACCTCGGCGAGGCTGTCGTCGTCGACACAGCCAACCGCCTGCAGGGCCGGGAGTACGACGTCACCGTCGTGCTGCACCCGCTGTCCGGCCGCCGCGACGCCACCGCGTTCCACCTGGAGGCCGGCCGGCTGTGCGTGCTGGCCTCTCGTCACCGGCAGGCCTGCGTCGTCGTCGCCCGCGCGGGCATCCGCGACCTCCTTGACGCGCATCCGTCCAGTGGGGCGGTCCACCTGGACGAGCCGGTCCGCTTCCCGGACGGCTGGGCCGCCAACCAGACCGTCCTCGCCCATCTGGAACGCCACGCCGTCCAGGCGTGA
- a CDS encoding NAD(P)H-dependent oxidoreductase: MAHLLHIESSFAGDNSVSRTVAREYVAEWQARSPDGTVTYRDLASQPPAHLDWTAVSAGMTPEDQRTSEQADAVKARGTYIGEVAAADEVLFTAPMYNFSIPSTLKSWIDQLMVPGLTIADATNPGLLGGKKVTIVTSQGGSYGPGTPKDGWDHVTPYLTHVVEALGAEDVEFVNVHMTLSTINPALAEFQPLFHSSRAAATDAVKARVRA, translated from the coding sequence ATGGCCCACCTGCTGCACATCGAGTCGAGCTTCGCCGGCGACAACTCCGTCTCCCGCACGGTGGCACGGGAGTACGTCGCCGAGTGGCAGGCACGCAGCCCAGATGGCACCGTTACCTACCGTGACCTCGCGTCGCAGCCGCCGGCCCACCTGGACTGGACCGCCGTCTCCGCCGGGATGACCCCCGAGGACCAGCGGACCTCGGAGCAGGCCGACGCCGTCAAGGCCCGCGGGACCTACATCGGCGAGGTCGCCGCCGCGGACGAGGTGCTCTTCACCGCCCCGATGTACAACTTCTCGATTCCCTCGACGCTCAAGTCCTGGATCGACCAGCTCATGGTCCCGGGCCTGACCATCGCCGACGCGACGAACCCGGGCCTGCTCGGCGGCAAGAAGGTCACGATCGTGACCTCGCAGGGCGGGTCCTACGGGCCGGGCACCCCGAAGGACGGCTGGGACCACGTGACGCCGTACCTGACCCACGTCGTCGAGGCGCTGGGCGCCGAGGACGTCGAGTTCGTCAACGTCCACATGACCCTCTCGACCATCAACCCGGCGCTGGCCGAGTTCCAGCCCCTGTTCCACAGCTCGCGGGCGGCCGCCACCGACGCCGTCAAGGCCCGCGTCCGCGCCTGA
- a CDS encoding serine/threonine-protein kinase → MDGGWTGTGIGGVTAEDRFTLGDLRIGEVLGRGATGEVRRAVGPNGELVAVKLLRQELADDAQVVARLLRECSVVARLADRHVIRIRHLIAQDDRVGIVMDYLPDGDLRRLLRRRGTLTPTDAARLTSQVLIALRRAHEAGVVHRDVKPENVLLDGDDAVLTDFGIARQLEGPSLTTGTGVLGTPSYLAPELASAQPTTPAVDIYSAGCLFYELLAGQPPFVGGPAIAVLLRHVNETPARPADLPDQLWDLLAAMLAKLPGDRPTATQAIATLAALEPTLSGLPALPRLGVPDPSASGTRTHESVPTWSLSPGWDRNLTTQVPGGLDDGAQPTVLNRFLADDAVAETRTDLPATRDRLAPDTRDWRQSRVSGSGPWADAVSTSWAGSAAPPNRALPPGGPGRRRSGPSRRGLMLLVAVAVVLVLVGTGIAAALRSAAGHGDGDGASDTGADYAPTLGLTPEVSASAPADASTGGGPRPSASASPTSPPTQSPTVTGSPSAGAPAQPGVRATAQSGAVSLTITQPDGGSVTSYQIAATGLATRTVPAGRTTVAVKVPDCSSRSFTVTAVGPDGSTPSAPVDAVGCVAPGPVRNVVQTISGAGSRRLTWDPPTDLGGDSQVDYRIAVTGNGAGTSVTTSTSPAFVLTCTTADGADCPPGVTVYIEARNTIGAGPKARVPIEAASSSPTPTAG, encoded by the coding sequence ATGGACGGCGGTTGGACGGGCACGGGCATCGGCGGCGTGACCGCCGAGGACCGTTTCACGCTCGGCGACCTGCGCATCGGTGAGGTGCTCGGCCGCGGCGCGACCGGCGAGGTCCGCCGCGCGGTCGGCCCGAACGGCGAGCTGGTCGCCGTGAAGCTGCTGCGCCAGGAGCTGGCCGACGACGCGCAGGTGGTCGCCCGGCTGCTGCGGGAATGCTCGGTCGTCGCCCGGCTCGCCGACCGTCACGTCATCCGGATCCGGCACCTCATCGCCCAGGACGACCGCGTCGGAATCGTCATGGACTACCTTCCGGACGGTGACCTGCGCCGCCTGCTGCGCCGCCGCGGCACCCTCACCCCGACCGACGCGGCCCGGCTCACCAGCCAGGTGCTGATCGCGCTGCGCCGGGCGCACGAGGCCGGCGTCGTGCACCGCGACGTCAAGCCGGAGAATGTGCTGCTCGACGGCGACGACGCGGTTCTCACCGACTTCGGCATCGCCCGCCAGCTGGAAGGCCCGTCGCTGACAACCGGCACCGGAGTTCTGGGAACGCCGTCGTACCTGGCCCCCGAGCTGGCCAGCGCCCAGCCGACCACCCCTGCCGTCGACATCTACTCCGCCGGGTGCCTGTTCTACGAGCTGCTCGCGGGCCAGCCGCCGTTCGTCGGCGGCCCTGCGATCGCCGTGCTGCTCCGCCACGTCAATGAGACCCCCGCGCGGCCCGCGGACCTGCCCGACCAGCTCTGGGACCTGCTCGCCGCGATGCTCGCCAAGCTGCCCGGGGACCGTCCCACCGCGACCCAGGCCATCGCGACGCTGGCGGCGCTGGAACCGACGTTGTCCGGCCTGCCCGCGCTGCCGCGGCTGGGCGTCCCGGACCCGTCGGCGTCGGGCACCCGGACCCACGAGTCCGTGCCCACGTGGAGCCTGTCGCCGGGCTGGGACCGCAACCTGACCACCCAGGTGCCCGGCGGGCTCGACGACGGCGCGCAGCCCACCGTGCTCAACCGGTTCCTCGCCGACGACGCTGTGGCCGAGACCAGGACCGACCTGCCGGCCACCCGCGACCGCCTCGCGCCGGACACCCGGGACTGGAGGCAGTCCCGGGTGTCCGGCTCAGGACCGTGGGCGGACGCTGTTTCGACCTCGTGGGCAGGTTCCGCGGCACCGCCGAACCGGGCGCTGCCGCCGGGCGGGCCGGGCCGCCGCCGGTCGGGCCCGTCGCGGCGCGGGCTCATGCTGCTGGTCGCCGTCGCCGTGGTCCTGGTGCTCGTCGGCACGGGTATCGCGGCCGCGCTGCGGTCGGCGGCGGGCCACGGCGACGGCGACGGCGCGAGCGACACCGGGGCCGACTACGCGCCGACGCTCGGGCTCACTCCCGAGGTGTCAGCGAGCGCGCCCGCCGACGCGTCGACCGGCGGCGGGCCTCGTCCGTCCGCCTCGGCGAGCCCCACGTCGCCGCCCACGCAGTCGCCGACCGTCACCGGCTCGCCGTCCGCCGGCGCCCCGGCGCAGCCCGGCGTGCGGGCGACGGCTCAGTCCGGGGCCGTGTCGCTGACGATCACGCAGCCCGACGGCGGGTCCGTCACCAGCTACCAGATCGCCGCCACCGGCCTGGCGACCAGGACCGTCCCCGCCGGGCGGACCACCGTCGCCGTCAAGGTTCCCGACTGTTCCAGCCGTTCGTTCACGGTGACCGCCGTAGGCCCCGACGGATCGACCCCATCGGCGCCCGTCGACGCCGTCGGCTGCGTCGCTCCGGGTCCGGTGCGTAACGTGGTCCAGACCATCTCCGGGGCCGGAAGCCGCCGGCTGACCTGGGACCCGCCCACCGACCTCGGCGGCGACAGCCAGGTCGACTACCGGATCGCCGTGACGGGGAACGGGGCGGGCACGTCGGTCACCACCAGCACCTCGCCGGCCTTCGTCCTGACCTGCACCACCGCCGACGGAGCCGACTGCCCGCCCGGAGTGACCGTCTACATCGAGGCCCGCAACACGATCGGCGCCGGCCCCAAGGCCCGCGTCCCCATCGAGGCCGCCAGCTCCTCCCCCACCCCTACCGCTGGCTGA
- a CDS encoding response regulator transcription factor encodes MSDVRVFLLDDHEIVRRGIREMLEDTGDIQVVGEASTAAEALRRLPAAAPNVAVLDARLEDGSGIDVCRDIRSAHPEIGCLILTSYDDDDALFSAIMAGAAGYLLKQIKGTDLIGAIRTIAAGRSLLDPAVTQRVLTRLREGPAQDPKLAALGTREREILHLVAEGLTNRQIASRIHLSEKTVKNYVSSILVKLELTSRTQAAVFAARVEK; translated from the coding sequence ATGAGTGATGTGCGGGTGTTCCTGCTGGATGACCACGAGATCGTGCGTCGTGGCATCCGCGAGATGCTCGAGGACACCGGCGACATCCAGGTGGTCGGCGAGGCGTCGACAGCCGCCGAGGCGCTGCGGCGGCTGCCGGCCGCCGCGCCGAACGTCGCCGTGCTCGACGCTCGGCTGGAGGACGGCAGCGGCATCGACGTCTGCCGGGACATCCGCTCCGCGCATCCGGAGATCGGCTGCCTGATCCTGACGTCGTATGACGACGACGACGCGCTGTTCTCCGCGATCATGGCCGGCGCGGCCGGCTACCTGCTCAAGCAGATCAAGGGCACCGACCTGATCGGCGCGATCCGCACGATCGCCGCGGGCCGCTCGCTGCTCGACCCGGCCGTCACCCAGCGCGTCCTCACCCGGCTGCGGGAGGGCCCGGCGCAGGACCCGAAGCTCGCCGCGCTCGGCACCCGCGAGCGGGAGATCCTGCACCTGGTCGCCGAGGGCCTGACGAACCGGCAGATCGCCAGCCGGATCCACCTGTCCGAGAAGACGGTCAAGAACTACGTCTCCTCGATCCTGGTCAAGCTGGAGCTGACCAGCCGGACCCAGGCCGCGGTGTTCGCCGCCCGGGTCGAGAAGTAG
- a CDS encoding ABC-F family ATP-binding cassette domain-containing protein produces the protein MSATLVASGLSVVRGGQVVLDGVDLTVAPGDRVGVVGPNGVGKSTLLRALAGQAVPDAGRVELSPPSANVGLLPQEPDRRPGETLRAFLERRTGVAAAQAALDDATEALTEGRPGADDAYAAALERWLAIGGADLDVRAEQVCAELGLPADALDAPTTALSGGQAARGSLAAVLLSRFDITLLDEPTNDLDFDGLERLERFVTGISGALVVVSHDRAFLDRVIDSVAEIDQHRRDVTHYAGGWEAYLEARELDRRHARERYEDYADTRSSLVSQVQRQREQSVRGAIRAKRKVPDNDRSVRSYKIEAATKSASRVRSLETRLNRLEEVDEPRKEWQLRMTIAAAPRSGDVVATLARAVVEYPADPADEAGGFRLGPVDLTVSWADRVVITGPNGGGKSTLLAALLGRVPLAAGTATLGSGVRVGEVDQARDRFRGEETTLAAAEAATGWVMAEVRTLFAKFGLGADQMTRPAGALSPGERTRAGLALLQAVGVNCLVLDEPTNHLDLPAIEQLESALETYPGTLLLVSHDRRMLDAVRVTRRLHVEAGEVTESTL, from the coding sequence GTGTCCGCCACCCTCGTCGCCTCCGGCCTTTCCGTCGTCCGCGGGGGGCAGGTGGTGCTCGACGGAGTCGACCTCACCGTCGCGCCGGGCGACCGCGTCGGCGTCGTCGGCCCCAACGGGGTCGGCAAGTCGACGCTGCTGCGCGCGCTGGCCGGCCAGGCCGTGCCCGACGCCGGCCGGGTCGAGCTCTCGCCGCCGTCGGCCAACGTCGGCCTGCTGCCGCAGGAGCCGGACCGCCGCCCCGGCGAGACGCTGCGCGCGTTCCTGGAGCGGCGCACCGGCGTCGCCGCGGCGCAGGCGGCGCTCGACGACGCCACCGAGGCCCTCACCGAGGGCCGGCCCGGCGCCGACGACGCCTACGCGGCGGCGCTCGAACGCTGGCTGGCGATCGGCGGCGCCGACCTGGACGTGCGGGCGGAACAGGTCTGCGCCGAGCTGGGCCTGCCCGCGGACGCGCTGGACGCGCCGACGACCGCGCTGTCCGGCGGCCAGGCCGCCCGCGGGTCGCTCGCCGCGGTACTGCTGTCTCGCTTCGACATCACGCTGCTCGACGAGCCGACGAACGACCTGGACTTCGACGGCCTCGAACGGCTGGAACGGTTTGTGACCGGGATCTCCGGCGCGCTGGTCGTCGTCAGCCACGACCGGGCCTTCCTCGACCGAGTGATCGACAGCGTCGCCGAGATCGACCAGCACCGCCGCGACGTCACCCACTACGCGGGCGGCTGGGAGGCCTACCTCGAGGCGCGGGAGCTCGACCGCCGGCACGCCCGCGAACGCTACGAGGACTACGCGGACACCCGGTCCAGCCTGGTCTCCCAGGTGCAGCGCCAGCGCGAGCAGTCGGTGCGCGGCGCGATCCGGGCCAAGCGCAAGGTCCCGGACAACGACCGGTCGGTGCGCAGCTACAAGATCGAGGCCGCGACGAAGAGCGCGTCCCGGGTGCGCAGCCTGGAGACCAGGCTGAACCGGCTGGAGGAGGTCGACGAGCCGCGCAAGGAGTGGCAGCTGCGGATGACGATCGCCGCCGCCCCCCGGTCCGGCGACGTCGTCGCCACCCTGGCCAGGGCCGTCGTCGAGTACCCGGCCGACCCGGCTGACGAGGCGGGCGGCTTCCGGCTCGGGCCGGTCGACCTGACCGTGTCCTGGGCGGACCGCGTCGTCATCACCGGGCCGAACGGCGGTGGGAAGTCGACGCTGCTCGCCGCGCTGCTCGGCCGGGTGCCGCTGGCCGCCGGGACGGCGACGCTCGGCTCGGGTGTGCGGGTCGGCGAGGTCGACCAGGCGCGGGACCGGTTCCGCGGCGAGGAGACGACGCTCGCGGCCGCCGAGGCGGCCACCGGCTGGGTGATGGCCGAGGTGCGCACCCTGTTCGCCAAGTTCGGCCTGGGTGCCGACCAGATGACCCGGCCGGCCGGCGCGCTGTCCCCTGGCGAGCGGACCCGGGCGGGGCTCGCTCTGCTGCAGGCCGTCGGGGTGAACTGCCTTGTGCTCGACGAGCCGACGAACCATCTCGACCTGCCGGCGATCGAGCAGCTGGAGTCCGCGCTCGAGACCTACCCGGGTACGCTGCTGCTGGTCAGCCACGACCGCCGGATGCTCGACGCCGTCCGCGTCACCCGCCGCCTGCACGTCGAGGCCGGCGAGGTCACCGAGTCGACCCTGTAG
- a CDS encoding DUF4232 domain-containing protein, which translates to MDTKSGCQQAVGREAAGRASIGCPVPRAGRRVWAGRRAVRAAGGPVVGALLALTVAACSGSDVASGSTGATTQPPSAGASATSGTVAPTTGAATATGAPAVRTCPSSSLAAKVQSAEGAAGTEYYEMALTNTGSTRCAVEGYPGASLLDAAGNQLGAPADREPAGQPPGAAGASGGRIALAPGGLLVFTVLITQPGVLPGCLTPDTMTKAATMRVYPPDNTVALLVSLNGTGGLLACAAPAVHELKVTTVGAV; encoded by the coding sequence ATGGACACGAAGAGCGGATGTCAGCAGGCCGTGGGCCGCGAGGCCGCCGGACGGGCGAGCATCGGATGTCCCGTGCCGCGGGCCGGCCGCCGGGTGTGGGCCGGGCGCCGTGCTGTGCGGGCCGCTGGCGGGCCGGTGGTGGGCGCGCTGCTGGCGTTGACGGTCGCCGCCTGCTCGGGATCCGACGTCGCCTCGGGCTCGACCGGCGCCACGACGCAGCCGCCGTCGGCGGGCGCGAGCGCGACGAGCGGCACCGTCGCGCCGACGACCGGCGCGGCCACGGCGACCGGCGCCCCCGCGGTCCGGACCTGCCCGTCGTCCTCTCTCGCGGCGAAGGTCCAGAGCGCCGAGGGCGCGGCCGGGACTGAGTACTACGAGATGGCGTTGACTAACACCGGCTCGACGCGCTGTGCCGTGGAGGGCTACCCCGGTGCCTCGCTGCTGGACGCGGCGGGCAACCAGCTCGGCGCTCCCGCCGACCGGGAGCCGGCCGGCCAGCCGCCGGGCGCCGCCGGCGCGAGTGGCGGGCGGATCGCGCTCGCGCCGGGTGGCCTGCTCGTCTTCACCGTACTGATCACCCAGCCCGGGGTGCTGCCGGGCTGCCTGACGCCCGACACCATGACCAAGGCGGCCACCATGCGCGTCTACCCGCCCGACAACACCGTCGCGCTGCTGGTTTCGCTCAACGGCACCGGAGGCCTGCTGGCCTGCGCCGCTCCGGCCGTCCACGAGCTAAAGGTCACCACCGTCGGCGCGGTCTGA